The sequence GTAACCAGGAGGTCAGGAAATTCAACTCAAGGCCTCTCACGAGCTAGCTGAAATAAGGGATGAACTATGCAAATCCAAGTCAACAGCGATAACCATATTCAAAGTAGTCAACGACTGGAGGAGTGGGTACGTACAACCATTGAGAGCACGCTCGAACGTTATGAAGAAGACCTGACCCGTGTCGAAGTCCACCTGAGCGACGAGAACGGTGACAAACCAGGTCCCCATGACTTGCGCTGCCAACTGGAAGCGCGGCCGAAAGGCCATCAACCGATTTCCGTGACCCATAAGGCCGATTCGCTGGAACTGGCGATCGACGGCGCTGCCGAAAAACTTGAGCATGCACTGGAGCACCTGTTTGGCAAACTGCGAGGCAAGCCACGTGCCGCCATCGTGCCATTTAGCAAGGCGAATGACGCTCTGCTGGAGGAAGAATTTCTTGAGAACGAACAGGCAGCGATCAACAGTTGATGCGCTGACTTTATAAGCCACCCAATGAGAACGGGCCTGCGGAAGCAGGCCCGTTTTTGTTTGTGGAGTTATTTGCGCAGGGCATAAGAGAGCGCCCCCTCACCCCAGCCCTCTCCCTCCGGGAGAGGGGGCCGACCGAGGTGTGTTGCGGGTTACATCGACCTGAAAGACAGCGTCGACTATGGATTCGGCAAAGCACTTCAGGTTGATGTATTTCTGAAGCATCCCGCAATCAGTCCCCCCTCTCTCCGGGAGAGGGCCGACCGAGGTGTCTGAAGAGGTACGTCGACCTGAAAGACCGAGTCGATTATGGATTCGGCAAAGCAGAATCAGGTCGGCGTAGCTCGCAAGCATCCCCCGGTCAGTCCCCTCTCCCTCTGGGCGGTCCGACGTTTCGGGAGGGTTAGGGTGAGGGTATTTTTCGATTCGCTGCAATTCTTATGATCTGCTCCAGCACATCGTCCATCTGCTGGATCACCTCGAGATTACTGAAACGCACAATTTCAATCCCCTTTTGATTCAGATAGCGT comes from Pseudomonas sp. RU47 and encodes:
- a CDS encoding HPF/RaiA family ribosome-associated protein; its protein translation is MQIQVNSDNHIQSSQRLEEWVRTTIESTLERYEEDLTRVEVHLSDENGDKPGPHDLRCQLEARPKGHQPISVTHKADSLELAIDGAAEKLEHALEHLFGKLRGKPRAAIVPFSKANDALLEEEFLENEQAAINS